Within Streptobacillus felis, the genomic segment CCTACTTCATTATTAAAATCCACATATCTTACAGAAAAATCATCTATTTTTACTCTATCTTCAAATTTAAAATAAGAACCGTTGCTATACTTGAAAGGGATAATTCTATAAATACCTCTTCTTCCTTCTGCATCCGTAATATATGTGATTTTTTCTGTTACATTTAATACTCCATTTTGTTCAACTTTAATATCCATTTCAAAATTTGATATTTTTTCAAAGGAAAAAGTGAAAATAGATAATAAAGTTACAAAAAATATCACCAATTTTTTCATATTAAAAACTCACTTTTGGTGCACTCTTAGCTTCAGCATCTTCCTTAAAGAATTCAGCATTTCTAAATTTTAATAGTCCTGAAAGTAAAACATTAGGGAATCTTCTAATAAAAGTATTTAATGTTCCAACTGTAGCATTATAGAATCTTCTTGTTCCTTCAATTTGATTTTCTATATCAGTTAAAGATTTTTGTAATTCTAAAAAGTTAACATTTGCCTTTAATTCTGGATAAGATTCACTTAATGCCATAATAGATTTTAAAGTCTTAGTTAATTCATTTTCCATTTTTCTAATTTCTTCTAAATTTTTAACATCATTTAAATCTAATTTAAGCATTCTACTTCTTGCATCTACAACATTTTGTAAAGTTTCACTTTCATGTTTTGCATATCCTTTTACTGTTTCAACTAAATTAGGTATTAAATCTAATCTTTTTTGTAAAAATGTTCCTATATTACTAAATGCAACTTGATTTTCATTATCAAGTCCTACATATTTATTATAAACACCCATTGCCCATAATCCAATTAAAACTACTACTCCTAAAATTACTAATAATGTCATTTTTATCACTCCTTATAATTTATCTATAAAATCTAATATTTCAGTTGTACCTATATTCTTTAAAGATGAATGAAAGAATACATCTTCATTACTAAATTCTAATTTTTTCCTAATCTCTTTTAATTGTCTAAACTTCTCATTATTTGATAGTTTATCACATTTTGTAAACACTATATAATATTCTATATCAAAATGTTCTAAATATTCTAGCATTTCAATATCTTCACCACTTGGAACACGTCTAATATCAAGTAATACAAATACTACCTTTTTTCTTTCAGAATTTAAATATTCAGATATGATACTACCCCAATTCTTCTTTACATTGGCTGGCACTTTTGCAAAACCATAACCTGGAAGGTCCACAAAATATCTATCTTTATTTACTAAGAAAAAATTAACTAGTTGAGTTCGACCTGGTGTTTTACTCGTTCTTGCCAAATTTTTTCTATTTACTATAGTATTAATTAAAGATGATTTTCCTACGTTAGATCTACCAACAAATGCTATTTCTGTATTACCCATTTTTTCAGGATAATCTGCAAGTTTTATACAACTTCTTGAATATTCTGCACTTTTAACTTCCATTATTTACCTCCTAACTCTATTTTCATTAATATATCTAAAGTATTAATATAGCTATTAGATATATCACTAGAATTATCTATTACATAATCCGCTTTTTCCTTTTTTATTTCAATATCTATTTGTTTTTCAACTCTAGAAATTGCTTCCTCATAGCTAAGTGAATTTCTTTTCATTATTCTTTCTATTTGGGTTTCTTTAGGTGCATATACAACT encodes:
- a CDS encoding LemA family protein; translated protein: MTLLVILGVVVLIGLWAMGVYNKYVGLDNENQVAFSNIGTFLQKRLDLIPNLVETVKGYAKHESETLQNVVDARSRMLKLDLNDVKNLEEIRKMENELTKTLKSIMALSESYPELKANVNFLELQKSLTDIENQIEGTRRFYNATVGTLNTFIRRFPNVLLSGLLKFRNAEFFKEDAEAKSAPKVSF
- the yihA gene encoding ribosome biogenesis GTP-binding protein YihA/YsxC, whose product is MEVKSAEYSRSCIKLADYPEKMGNTEIAFVGRSNVGKSSLINTIVNRKNLARTSKTPGRTQLVNFFLVNKDRYFVDLPGYGFAKVPANVKKNWGSIISEYLNSERKKVVFVLLDIRRVPSGEDIEMLEYLEHFDIEYYIVFTKCDKLSNNEKFRQLKEIRKKLEFSNEDVFFHSSLKNIGTTEILDFIDKL